Proteins encoded together in one Rhipicephalus sanguineus isolate Rsan-2018 chromosome 9, BIME_Rsan_1.4, whole genome shotgun sequence window:
- the LOC119405728 gene encoding ubiquitin-conjugating enzyme E2 Z encodes MKLDTPATNWCDDEITAIGDELLDDEMEGPINEDFAPWMDTVSDSSDTDDDPKGRPVGEPAKWPQTTVSSTEMDRLSVLVLDDWDPFRFKHEEPSSQCQRRLEDDLLDLFNDPLTGVYIEPVAVGRFHVVMVVPSHTPCEGGFFHFLIQCPKDCPMRPPRVRLMNTDDGSVSFNPNLYKSGRVCLDILESSDTSAWSPALTIASVVVSIQSLLTEKALFNDPHWCSEERTEDCDSYTCVVQHETIRVAVCDAIDACLNGSSLCPGYLQRVMLQHFMACYEKYGKVVESNLDLTGAFMRDPLSSETYERGQYQ; translated from the coding sequence ATGAAGCTGGACACTCCTGCCACCAACTGGTGCGATGACGAGATTACGGCCATCGGCGACGAGCTCTTGGATGACGAGATGGAGGGCCCAATTAACGAAGACTTCGCACCCTGGATGGACACCGTCTCGGATAGCAGCGACACCGACGACGATCCAAAGGGCCGGCCCGTCGGAGAACCTGCAAAGTGGCCGCAGACCACAGTCAGCAGCACGGAGATGGACAGGTTATCCGTGCTCGTTCTCGACGACTGGGACCCGTTTCGCTTCAAGCACGAAGAGCCATCATCGCAGTGccagcggcgcctcgaggacgacCTCCTGGACCTCTTCAATGATCCCCTAACGGGTGTGTACATCGAGCCCGTGGCAGTCGGTCGGTTCCACGTGGTGATGGTGGTCCCCTCGCATACGCCGTGCGAGGGCGGCTTCTTCCACTTCCTGATACAGTGCCCGAAGGACTGCCCGATGCGTCCGCCGCGCGTTCGCCTTATGAACACCGACGATGGAAGCGTGAGCTTTAATCCAAACCTGTACAAAAGCGGCAGGGTGTGCCTGGATATTCTGGAAAGCTCGGACACGTCGGCGTGGAGCCCCGCGCTCACCATCGCGAGTGTCGTCGTCTCGATCCAGTCGCTGCTGACGGAGAAGGCGCTCTTCAACGACCCCCACTGGTGCAGCGAGGAGCGGACGGAGGACTGCGACAGCTACACTTGCGTCGTACAGCACGAGACCATCCGCGTTGCCGTGTGCGACGCCATCGATGCCTGTCTCAATGGATCCTCGCTGTGCCCGGGGTACCTCCAACGGGTTATGCTGCAACACTTCATGGCCTGCTACGAGAAGTACGGAAAAGTGGTCGAGTCCAACTTGGATCTGACGGGTGCATTTATGAGGGACCCGCTCTCCTCCGAAACCTACGAGCGAGGACAGTACCAATAG